Below is a genomic region from Streptomyces sp. NBC_00461.
GGTCAGGCGTTCTGCTGCTGCGGGTGCAGGTCGAGTGTGATGTGCGGGTCGAGCGCGCGCAGGAAGTCGGGGGCGTCGAAGATCTCGCCCGCGGAGACGACGCCGACGGTCTTGGTGCGGCCGGTCAGAACGCGCTCAAGCGCCTCCGTGACGAGGGGCGCGGTGACGGCGTAGATGTCCTGGCCGCCGGCCGTGGCCCGGCGTTCGGCTCCGCCGGAGCGTACGACGACGTCGACGAGGAAGGTCTGGTCCGAGCGCCCGCTGTCGTCGGTGGCGGTCGGGGCCGGCGTGTGGGGGGCGGAGACGTCTCGGGCCGCATCGGCGGTCATGTAGGTGGTCACGTCGGGGATGGCGAGGTGCTGGGGGACGGTGACGACGTCCGCCATCGTGAACTCCCCGATCACCGGCCGGGGTCCCATCGGTTCCGGGAAGGTCCACTCCAGGGTGGGCGCGGCGTCGGTGCGGTGCTCCCACTGTCCGCCGCTGTAGCGCAGGCGGTGGTCGCCGCGTCGCTCGCGGGAGACCGCGCCCGAGAGCCGGGTACCGGCGGTGGGGTGCCAGTTGCTGAGCGCGTAGGCGATGTGTGCCTCGTCGGCTTCGGTCCAGTCGCCCATCGCCGCGGTGGCCAGCAGGTCGCCGAGGCCGCCGAAGAAGGCCATGGCCGGGACGACCACCGCTCCCGCGGCCCGGGCCCGCTCGCGGTAGTGGGCGAAGGTGTCGAGGTTGGCCTCCAGTTCGGCGGCCACGTCCAGGTAGGGGATCTTCGCGCGGAGCGCGGCCTCGATCACGGGGCCGACGGTCGAGGCGAAGGGGCCGGCGCAGTTGATGACCGCCGCCGTTCCCGCCAGGGCCCGGTCCAGCGAGTCCGGGTCGTCGACGGACGCCACCCGGGCCTCCAGCCCGTGCTCCTGGGCCAGCTCCGCCAAGGTCTGCGCGTTGCGCCCGGACAGCACCGGGACGAACCCGCGCGCGGCCAGTTCCGCGACCACGAACCGTCCGGTGTGACCGTATGCGCCGAACACCGTCACCAGCTGACCTGACCCCATGAGACCGACCCCTCCATGCACTCTCGAACGCCCGCTGCGATGTCGATCCGCTGCGGCCCGACACCCACAGCCTGCCCCTCCGACAGCACCCCGCGCGAGCGTCGGAAACGACACGCCGCGTACAGTTTCGGACATGCCCGCTGTTGCACTGGCCGTCACCGACGGCATGCTCCACTACGAACTGTCCGTGGCCGTCGAGGTCTTCGGAGCCGAGCTGACCCACGTCGTGGACCCCTGGTACGACTTCTCCCTCTGCGGGAGCGGCCCGGTGCACATCGGCCGCTTCCGCCTGGACCCCGACCACGGACTCGACCACCTCGCGCAGGCGGACACAGTGATCGTCCCCGGCTGGGCCGACACCGACCGCGAGCCGCCCGCCGAGTTGGTCGAGGCGGTGCGTGCGGCCCACGCGGCCGGTGCCCGCGTGGCCTCACTGTGCACGGGCGCCTTCGTCCTGGGCGCGGCAGGACTGCTAGACGGCAGGCGCGCCACCACACACTGGGCCCACACTCGGGAACTGGCCCGGCGCCACCCGGCGGCCACCGTCGATCCGGACGTCCTCTACGTCGACAACGGCGACGTCCTCACCTCCGCGGGCAAGGCCGCCGCCATGGACCTGTGCCTGCACCTGGTCCGCCTCGACCACGGCTCGGCCAACGCCAACAAGATCGCCCGACGCCTGGTGGTGCCACCCCACCGCGACGGCGGCCAGGCCCAGTTCATCGCCACCCCGCTCCCCGCCCCGGGCAACCACCCCCTGGGCCAGCTCTTCCCCTGGGCGCTGGAGCGGCTGGACCAGCCGCTGACCGTGGAGGACCTGGCCCGCCAGGCCCGTATGAGCTCACGCCACCTCGGCCGCCACTTCAGGCACCTCACCGGCACCACGCCACTGCAATGGCTCCACACCCAGCGCATTCGCCACGCCCAGGAACTGCTGGAGACGACCGACGCCACCGTGGACACCATCGCCGCGGCCACCGGCATGGGCACCGCCACTACCCTGCGCCGTCACTTCCACCGCAGCGTCGGCGTCCCACCCGACACCTACCGCCGCACCTTCCGTCCCTGAAGGAGCAGTTGCGAGAAGGTCGACGGGTGGGCGCCACTCAGCACTGGGGCAGCAGGTCTTGAGCGCGCCAGAAGTCCGCGTCGGTCAGGTTGACCATGTTGACGTACACGTTGGTGTGGCCGGTGTCATCGTCGGTGCGGAGCCAGGCACCAGAGGTGTGGTCGTTGCCCTGGTACCAGTCCCCGGCGGTCCAGCAGTAGAAGTAGTTGCGACCTGCGTAGAGCGTTCCTGCGTGGCTGTGCAGGTTGGGCTGGTAGTGGGTCCACTGGGTGACGGAGGTTGTCAGGTAGACCTTGGCTCGCGCCTGCGCGGGGGCTGCCTGCGCAGGACCGGCGCCGGCGATGGCACCGACCAGACCCGTAGCGGCCAGCAGACCAATGAGACTGTGGCGAAGGCGATGCTTGCGCATGTACTGGTTCTCCCTGAGGTGAGCACTGGATAGCGGTGTCATCTGTAAGCGATGCGCCGAGCGGCTGATCGGGCCCGACCAACGACATCGGCGTGCGGTCCGCCCCCGTCCCGAACCGCACGCCGTGGTGTTTCCTGCACCATCGTGCTCACGT
It encodes:
- a CDS encoding helix-turn-helix domain-containing protein gives rise to the protein MPAVALAVTDGMLHYELSVAVEVFGAELTHVVDPWYDFSLCGSGPVHIGRFRLDPDHGLDHLAQADTVIVPGWADTDREPPAELVEAVRAAHAAGARVASLCTGAFVLGAAGLLDGRRATTHWAHTRELARRHPAATVDPDVLYVDNGDVLTSAGKAAAMDLCLHLVRLDHGSANANKIARRLVVPPHRDGGQAQFIATPLPAPGNHPLGQLFPWALERLDQPLTVEDLARQARMSSRHLGRHFRHLTGTTPLQWLHTQRIRHAQELLETTDATVDTIAAATGMGTATTLRRHFHRSVGVPPDTYRRTFRP
- a CDS encoding saccharopine dehydrogenase family protein, coding for MGSGQLVTVFGAYGHTGRFVVAELAARGFVPVLSGRNAQTLAELAQEHGLEARVASVDDPDSLDRALAGTAAVINCAGPFASTVGPVIEAALRAKIPYLDVAAELEANLDTFAHYRERARAAGAVVVPAMAFFGGLGDLLATAAMGDWTEADEAHIAYALSNWHPTAGTRLSGAVSRERRGDHRLRYSGGQWEHRTDAAPTLEWTFPEPMGPRPVIGEFTMADVVTVPQHLAIPDVTTYMTADAARDVSAPHTPAPTATDDSGRSDQTFLVDVVVRSGGAERRATAGGQDIYAVTAPLVTEALERVLTGRTKTVGVVSAGEIFDAPDFLRALDPHITLDLHPQQQNA